The Halomonas sp. THAF5a genome segment TGTGTGGCGGCTGTGCGGCTATCGGGAAGAGGAGTTCTTCTGGCTGCTCAAGTGGATGGCGCTTCCTCTGCAGTGGCCGGGCACCAAGATGGCCACGGCGGTGCTTGTGCACGGCTCGGAGGGCACGGGCAAGTCGCTGCTGTTCGAGGGCATCCTGAAGCGGATCTACGGCGAGTACGGCATCACGATCGGCCAGGCCCAGCTGGAGAGCCAGTTCACCGGCTGGCAGTCGCGCCGTCTGTTCGCGCTGGCCGAGGAGGTGGTCAGCCGGGCGGAGAAGGCCCACTACAAGGGCGTGCTCAAGCACGTGGTCACCGGCGACGAGCTGCAGATCAACGAGAAGAACATGCCGCTGCGCAGCGAGCGCAACCATGTGAATTTCGTCTTCCTCTCCAACTCGACCGTGCCCCTGGAGCTCGACCTGGGCGACCGGCGCTACTTCGTGCTCCACGTGGAGGATCTGCCTCCGCCGGCCTACTTCGAGGCGCTGGCCGAGGAGATCGACCAGGGCGGGGTGGAGTGCTTCTACCGTTACTTGCTGGATCTCGACCTGGCGGGCTTCAAGGCACACACCAAGCCGCCGCTCTCGGATGCAAAGCAGAGGCTGATCGATTCGAGCCTCTCGCCGGCGCGCTTCTTCGTCCACGAGTGGCGGGCGGGCGACCTGGGGCTGCCCTATGGGGTGGTGGCCGTGGCGGACCTCTGGAAGGCGTTCCTGCGATGGTGCGAGAACACCAACGAGTTCAAGACCAAGCAGCGCTGGTTCTGCGACGAGGTGGCCCGCGATCTGGTGCGTGATCGACGCGACATCCGCTACCCGGCGGCCAACGGCGAGTTCAAGACGACGCGGCTGTTCGTGCCGCCGGAGCAGGCGGACAAGATCGGAAAGGCCGGCTGGCCCGACCATGCGGCCAAGGAGGCTCGCGACTTCCGCTTCAAGCTCGAGGTGAAGGCCGACGAGGGGGCTCGCTCATGATTCCGACAGTCCGACAGACCATCAGACGCTCTATCAGACGCAGGATTGCCACAACCACGCGGTTTCCGACAGTCCGACGCCGATTTCCCGAGTAGCCCGTGCGCGCGTATGCGCATGACTAACCCCTTATTATTTCTGTCTGACTGTCTGAAGAATGAAGTAACTGTCTGTCGTTATTGGGGAAATCGTTCAGACAGATATTCCGACAGAGGGTCAGACGATCCGACGGAGGCGATATGATCAAGGAAATGGACGAACTTCTGCAGCATTGGGCCGACCAGCACCGCGGCCAGGGTATGCGCCAGTGCTCCCCCCTGGGGCGCCTGGTGGAGTTCCGCGGCGTCCCGCCGCGCTCCGGTGGCCCCAAGGGCAGTCGCGATCCGCTCAACCTGGGCGACATGGACGACGCCGCCTGGCAGGTGGAGCAGGCCCTTCAGACCCTGGAAGACAAGCACCAGGTGATTGCCCACGAGCACTACCGCTGGAACGGCTACTCCGACGAGAAGGCGCGGCGCCTGGGCCTGCCTCGCCGGACCTACTACGACCAGCTGGACGCCCTGCACCACGCGCTGCTGACGGCGATGCGTCATCACATGGGGCGCCGCCGCCGTGGGTGAGGGTGCCGATACCCTGTGTATTGCGGCGACCTACGGTCGACCGGCCAGCGTATTACGGCGTTGGCATTACCGGTCGGTTGATGCCACCGCACTCGGGGGCCATCATTCCGATACCGTCAGATAGCTGCGCCTGATCGGGTTCTCTCTTGTAGTCGCCTCGTTCGCCCCGGCCCTTGTGCCGGGGCGCTTTCGTTCAGGCGCAGCTGACGCACCGAGTTACTCCCGCCGTGGTGGGCGGCGCCGCCTTCGGGCGGCACTTTTCGTTCTGGAGGGTGCCATGGGCTGGGTGACCGAGGTGGACGCGATTCCCCAGGCGGGGCCCCAGCGCCACACCGTGGTGATCAGCGCCGGGCACAGCAACCGCGACCCGGGCGCGGTGGCCCATGGCTACCGAGAGGCGGAGATCGTCACCGAGTTTCGCAACCTGGTGAGCCAGGCGCTGGCCCGGCAGGGCATCCGCCACCTCACCGACGGAGATGGCACGGACAACTGGCCGTTGAACAAGGCGGCGGCGCTGGCCGGCGGCGCCTCGATCGCGGTGGAGTTCCACTGCGATGCGGCGAGCCCCTCGGCCTCCGGCACCTGGACGCTCTCCCGGGATGACCAGCTGCCGCTGGCCGTCAAGCTGTGCCACGCCACGGCGGACGCCCTGGGCATCCGCAACCGCGGCGCCCATCCCGAGGATGCCGGCCAGCACCATCGCCTGGCGTTTGTCAGCGACGGCGGCGGCATCGTCCACGAGCTGTTCTTCCTGACCCACAAACAGGACCTCGCGGCGTACATCGCCGGCAAGCGAGGGCTGGCCAGCGCGGTGGCGGGCGTGATCGCCGCTGCCGCCCGTGCCGAATAAGACCCATAACCAACACGCAGGGACGCCAACGAGGTGTTCCATGAACCGTATGAGAGATGCCATGTCAGGCCCTGATAAGGACCCTCAGTTCTTGCAGGCGGCGCTGGCCTATGTGGCCAGTGCGTGGCCGCAGCTATATGCGGCGGGCCTGGCCTTCGTGGTCGCCCTGGTGCGGGGTCTCCACGCTGGCAACGCGAAGCGCAAGAGTTGGCTCGAGGCAGTGATGTGCGGCTGCCTGGTGCTCGCGCTGTTCCCGCTGCTGAGTTACTTCGGTCTCCCTGGTGCCCTCGCGGCCAGCATCGGCGCCGTCATTTCCTTCATGGGTGCTGTCTGGATCCGTGAGCGTATCGACCAGGCCTACGACAAGATCATCGGCAGGTGGCTGAAATGATCCGCCGCATCTTGAGTGCCGGGCCGGTCTGGCTGCTGGCCGTGCTCCTGGGCATCACCGTGTATGCCGGGATGCAGGCGCGCCATTATGCCGAGGCGTTGGGGGCCAGCCAGGCCCGCGTGGCTCGCGTCGAGGATCGGGCGGCCATTCTGCTCGAACATCAGCGCTGGCAGAACCGGCAGATAGCGACGATGACCGAGGCGCTGGGCGAGCGCGACGAGCGCTTGCTGCGTGATGGCGAGCTACTCGACCTGGTGCGCCAGGCCGCCCGCAACCTGGAGCGAGACGATGCCAAGACTGCTGATTGGGCCGGGCAGCCTAGCCCTGCTGCTGTTCGCCAGTGGCTGCGCGACCTCCGCACGGGAGCCGGTCACGGTGCCGGTGGCGATGGTGCCGGAGGTGCCGAGCTTCCTGGTTCGCCCGCTGCCGGCCCCGACGCGGCAGGTGACGCGCAACCGTGATCTGCTGCAGCTGCTGGCCGACTACGAATCACTGAGGCGCCGGGCTAACGCCGACCGCGCGGCCGTGGCAGACCTGCTGGACCAGCCCGGCTCGGCAGGTGAGAAGTGAGCGAGATACCCAGCGCTTACGATGACCGCCGCGGCAGTAGTGCCCAGCGAGGTTACGACAATCGCTGGAAGAAGGCCCGCGCCGGCTACCTGCGCAAGCATCCGCTTTGCATTATGTGCCAAGCCACTGGCCGCTTGGTGCCGGCGGTGATCGTCGATCACATCAAGCCCCATCGGGGTGACATGGTCCTGTTCTGGGACCGGAACAACTGGCAATCGCTGTGCAAGTGGCATCACGACAGCGTGAAGCAACGCATGGAGCGCGGCGGTCTCGCCGCGTGTGACGAGTCCGGCATCCCCACCTCGCCTGGCCACCATTGGAGCTGAAGGGGAGGGGGGGTATCGAAAGTCCACGGCCCTCGGACCCTCGACCGGTAGCCTTCCCTTCGCGTATCGAAGCGGGAAAAAAGGGAGGGGGGTACCTCGAGCCTGCCGGGGGCTCTGGCCATCAACCATAGGAGGTTCGCCATGGCGGGCAACCGGAATTCCGGGCGTAAGCCGTTGCCGGCGAACGTCCACGCGCTGCGCGGCAACCCGAGCAAGAAGCCCTCGCACGAGCTGGAGCATACCGGCCAGCAGCAGCTGCCGGCCGAGATCCCGCCGTGCCCGGCGTTCCTGACCAAGGATGCCAAGGCCGAGTGGAAGCGCATCGCCAAGGATCTCCAGACCCTCGGCCTGATCAGCAAGCTGGATCGCGGCGAACTGGCCGTCTACTGCCAGGCCTGGGCCGACTGGAAGGTCGCCCGGGAGAAGATCAGCGCGATGGAGTCGGCCGGCTTCGTCGAGACGACCCCGAGCGGCTACAAGCAGATGAGCGCCTGGATGCAGCTGGCCAACCGCGCGGAGGAACGCATGCGCAAGGCCGGCAGCTCGTTCGGCCTGAACCCGTCGGCCCGGGCCAGCCTCGGGGCCGGCACGGTGCAACAAGGAGAGCTGTTCCCCAATGAGCAAGCCGAGACCGCCCGAAAGTACGGCCTGTGACGATCGCGCCACAGCCTACGCTCAGGCGGTCGTTGCCGGCGAGCTGATCGCCGGGCCCCAGGTGCGCCACGCCTGTGCGCGTCACCTGCGCGACCTGGAAGAGGGACCGGCCCGCGGGCTCTATTGGGATGTCGAGGCGGCGGCCCATGCCATCGGCTTCTTCGAGGACGTGCTGCGCCTCAACGGCGGGCGCTTCGAGGGGCAGCCGTTCGAGGTGCTGCCCTGGCAGGCCTTCATCGTCGGCAGCCTGTTCGGCTGGAAGGGCGAGGACGGCTTCCGCCGCTTCCGCGTCGCCTACGTCGAGACCGCCAAAGGCTCTGGCAAGTCGCCGTTGGCCGGCGGCGTCGGGCTCTATGGGCTGGTCGCCGACGGCGAGCACCGCGCCGAGGTCTACGCCGCGGCCACCAAGAAGGACCAGGCGCAGATCCTGTTCCGCGACGCCGTGGCCATGGTCGACCAGTCGCCGCTGCTGGCCCATAGCATCGCCAAGAGCGGGGCCCCGGGGAAGGAGTACAACCTCGCCTTCCACAAGACGGCCAGCTTCTTCCGCACGGTGAGTGCCGACGATGGCCAGTCAGGCCCGCGGCCTCACATCGCCCTGCTCGACGAGATCCACGAGCACAAGACCGCCATGGTCGTGGAGATGATGCGCGCCGGCACCAAGAGCCGCGAGCAGGCGCTGATCTTCATGATCACCAACAGCGGCACGGATCGCTTGACCGTGTGCTGGGACTATCACGACTACGCCGACAAGATCGCCAGCGGCGCGCTCGAGGACGACAGCTTCTTCGGCTTCGTCTGCAGCCTGGACGAGACCGACAACCCCTTCGAGGACGAGCAGTGCTGGTACAAGGCCAACCCCTCGCTGGCCTACGGCATCCCCGGGCTCAAGTACCTGCGCGAGCAGGTCACCCAGGCGCGCGGCATGCCCTCGAAGGAGGCCACCGTCCGGCGTCTCAACTTCTGCCAGTGGGTGCAGGCCGACAACCCGGCGATCAGCCGCGACGCCTGGCTCGCCACCCAGGACGAGGACTTCGACCACGACCTGCTGATCGGCCGCCGCTGCGTCGCCGGCCTCGATCTCTCCAGCACCCAGGACCTGACCTCCCTGGTGCTGATGTTCGAGCCGATCGAGAGCGACCCGGTGTGGCGCATGGTGCCGTGGTTCTGGTTGCCGGCGGACGGCCTCGCCAAGAAGGGCGAGCAGGATCGGGTGCCCTACCTGGCCTGGCAGAAGGCTGGTCACCTCGATACCACCCCCGGGCGGGCCATCAACAAGCGCCACGTGCTGCACAAGCTGGTGGAGATCACCGAGCGCTACGACCTGCAGGGCATCGGCTACGACCGCTGGCGGATCGAGGATCTCACTTCGCTGATCGACGACGAGGGCCTGAGCCTGCCGCCGCTGACCCCGGTCGGCCAGGGCTTCAAGGACATGTCGCCGGCGGTGGACGAGTTCGAGCGTCGCCTGGTCAACGCTGAGCTTCGCCACCAGGGGCACCCGGTGCTGACCTGGTGCGCCGCCAATGCGGTCTACGCCGAGGATCCGGCCGGCAACCGCAAGATCAACAAGGCCAAGAGCACCGGCCGCGTCGACGGTGTCGTCGCAGCGGTGATGGCCACCGCCCTGACGCTGGGCGAGCTGGCCGAGCCCGAGCCGGAACCCGGTTTCATCATCCTGTGACGGGAGCGCCATGCGCAATCTACTCAACCGCCTGACCGGCCGCGACGACGCCCCGGAGGCGCGCCACGAGCCCACGGTCACGCCTGACCCTGGCATCAAGGACCAGACCGTCAGCAGCGGCGACGTGGAGAGCATGATGGAGCTCTTCCAGGTCGCGCCCAGCTATGCCGGCCCGGCGGTCACCGCCGAGACCGCGATGCGCGTCACCGCGGTCTACGCCTGCGTGCGCATGCTCTGCGGTGCCGTCTCCACCATGCCGCTGCACATCTATCGCCGCACGGCGGATGGTGGCAAGGAACGCATCGACCATCCCCTGTGGTGGCTGCTCAACCAGGAAGCCAGTCCGCTGTTCACGTCCAGCGCCATGCGCGAGGCCCAGATCGCCTCGATGCTGCTGCGCGGCGACGGCTTGGCGCGCATCCGCCGCAACCGTCGGGGTGTGCCCGAGCGGCTCGAGCCTCTGCCGCGCCAGAACACCATCATCGAGAAGGCCGGCGGGCGCCTGCGCTACTACGCCAACCTGGACGAGGAGGGCTATGTCGGCCTCGACCAGGACGACGTCCTGCACCTGCCCAACGTCGGCTTCGATGGCGTCTGCAGCCCCTCGGTGATCGGCCTGGCCGCCAAGCAGGGCATCGGCCTGGCCATGGCCGCCGAGGAGTACAGCGCCCGCTTCTTCAGCAACGGCGCCCGGCCGGACCACGTCATCACCACGGACGGCACGCCGAGCCAGGAGCAGATCGACCTGATCCGCAACAACTGG includes the following:
- a CDS encoding phage terminase small subunit P27 family, whose amino-acid sequence is MAGNRNSGRKPLPANVHALRGNPSKKPSHELEHTGQQQLPAEIPPCPAFLTKDAKAEWKRIAKDLQTLGLISKLDRGELAVYCQAWADWKVAREKISAMESAGFVETTPSGYKQMSAWMQLANRAEERMRKAGSSFGLNPSARASLGAGTVQQGELFPNEQAETARKYGL
- a CDS encoding terminase large subunit, which produces MSKPRPPESTACDDRATAYAQAVVAGELIAGPQVRHACARHLRDLEEGPARGLYWDVEAAAHAIGFFEDVLRLNGGRFEGQPFEVLPWQAFIVGSLFGWKGEDGFRRFRVAYVETAKGSGKSPLAGGVGLYGLVADGEHRAEVYAAATKKDQAQILFRDAVAMVDQSPLLAHSIAKSGAPGKEYNLAFHKTASFFRTVSADDGQSGPRPHIALLDEIHEHKTAMVVEMMRAGTKSREQALIFMITNSGTDRLTVCWDYHDYADKIASGALEDDSFFGFVCSLDETDNPFEDEQCWYKANPSLAYGIPGLKYLREQVTQARGMPSKEATVRRLNFCQWVQADNPAISRDAWLATQDEDFDHDLLIGRRCVAGLDLSSTQDLTSLVLMFEPIESDPVWRMVPWFWLPADGLAKKGEQDRVPYLAWQKAGHLDTTPGRAINKRHVLHKLVEITERYDLQGIGYDRWRIEDLTSLIDDEGLSLPPLTPVGQGFKDMSPAVDEFERRLVNAELRHQGHPVLTWCAANAVYAEDPAGNRKINKAKSTGRVDGVVAAVMATALTLGELAEPEPEPGFIIL
- a CDS encoding phage portal protein, which produces MRNLLNRLTGRDDAPEARHEPTVTPDPGIKDQTVSSGDVESMMELFQVAPSYAGPAVTAETAMRVTAVYACVRMLCGAVSTMPLHIYRRTADGGKERIDHPLWWLLNQEASPLFTSSAMREAQIASMLLRGDGLARIRRNRRGVPERLEPLPRQNTIIEKAGGRLRYYANLDEEGYVGLDQDDVLHLPNVGFDGVCSPSVIGLAAKQGIGLAMAAEEYSARFFSNGARPDHVITTDGTPSQEQIDLIRNNWLKKHQGTANAHLPGMLVGGAKVHQITMTSEDAQLMEARQFQVTDIARAFGLPSWMINANEKSTSWGSGLEQMGLGFIIYTLQPHLTRWAQEINRKLLRDRNLFAEFNVTALLRGDAKARSEYYKAALGGTQAPGYMTPNEVRARENLPPINGGDQLYAPEVTPDADA
- a CDS encoding HNH endonuclease, whose amino-acid sequence is MSEIPSAYDDRRGSSAQRGYDNRWKKARAGYLRKHPLCIMCQATGRLVPAVIVDHIKPHRGDMVLFWDRNNWQSLCKWHHDSVKQRMERGGLAACDESGIPTSPGHHWS
- a CDS encoding primase-helicase family protein, yielding MDWNDLHQARGLDAVREQLTAAVEAANDETLPVAPSRESGDQTDEVTAAPAHPPEGEGEDNPFGVRVSKGDMLQHFRLIYGTDLVWDGLRRKLIRVPHVREAVGRETFKEWQDHPWRMIAEEVVFDPTETIDPRLSVNLYDGFKMEADSRGRQGCERILNHVWRLCGYREEEFFWLLKWMALPLQWPGTKMATAVLVHGSEGTGKSLLFEGILKRIYGEYGITIGQAQLESQFTGWQSRRLFALAEEVVSRAEKAHYKGVLKHVVTGDELQINEKNMPLRSERNHVNFVFLSNSTVPLELDLGDRRYFVLHVEDLPPPAYFEALAEEIDQGGVECFYRYLLDLDLAGFKAHTKPPLSDAKQRLIDSSLSPARFFVHEWRAGDLGLPYGVVAVADLWKAFLRWCENTNEFKTKQRWFCDEVARDLVRDRRDIRYPAANGEFKTTRLFVPPEQADKIGKAGWPDHAAKEARDFRFKLEVKADEGARS
- a CDS encoding phage holin, lambda family; amino-acid sequence: MNRMRDAMSGPDKDPQFLQAALAYVASAWPQLYAAGLAFVVALVRGLHAGNAKRKSWLEAVMCGCLVLALFPLLSYFGLPGALAASIGAVISFMGAVWIRERIDQAYDKIIGRWLK
- a CDS encoding N-acetylmuramoyl-L-alanine amidase, with the translated sequence MGWVTEVDAIPQAGPQRHTVVISAGHSNRDPGAVAHGYREAEIVTEFRNLVSQALARQGIRHLTDGDGTDNWPLNKAAALAGGASIAVEFHCDAASPSASGTWTLSRDDQLPLAVKLCHATADALGIRNRGAHPEDAGQHHRLAFVSDGGGIVHELFFLTHKQDLAAYIAGKRGLASAVAGVIAAAARAE